In Persicimonas caeni, a single window of DNA contains:
- a CDS encoding class I SAM-dependent RNA methyltransferase, translated as MDERTLEQIIAQGTVDVVIDDYGFTGEGYVRLADGWLSVHGTLPGEKVRVRVDVGEEHGRRIFGILEQVLDASPERRDPLCARDAVCRGCQLRHVTVNEELGYHVRTVREVIEKFAGVPEDEQPHCEIITPQPIARGDAFRIRSALTYRRTDDTCELGLNTPVQEALVPMFDCPALTTPVRRLVATVREAFMELDELPWDEAMALRARDEGAEIAPAIRTVSVASPVIGRGFVDVRLSEIAGEDVLERAITEGPVAALVARLEEMLPDEVGLAVSVGERRAHLSGPERLLLPIAGLKIEVGYEDWFPATIAPSDALYDALLELLDLREDDAFLDVGTGIGTIAILAAKRVERVVGVDINRSSVSTAELNAVANEATNAEFVVGGWENALRKLTLDGQRFTAASINPMREPLGKRALTYLKALGVRRLVYLGPSPASAAKDIGELRQMGWKLDHLAAANIHPATYHTMLVARLTLD; from the coding sequence GTGGACGAACGCACGCTCGAACAAATCATTGCGCAAGGCACCGTCGACGTGGTCATCGATGACTACGGGTTCACCGGCGAGGGCTACGTGCGCCTGGCCGATGGCTGGTTGTCGGTGCACGGCACCTTGCCCGGCGAGAAGGTGCGGGTGCGCGTGGATGTGGGCGAGGAGCACGGACGACGCATCTTCGGCATCCTCGAGCAGGTCCTGGACGCCTCGCCCGAGCGCCGCGACCCGCTGTGCGCGCGAGACGCGGTGTGCCGGGGTTGTCAGCTGCGCCACGTGACCGTCAACGAGGAGCTCGGCTACCACGTGCGCACGGTGCGCGAGGTCATCGAGAAATTCGCCGGGGTGCCCGAAGACGAGCAGCCCCACTGTGAGATCATCACCCCGCAGCCCATCGCGCGCGGCGACGCGTTTCGCATCCGCTCGGCGCTGACCTACCGTCGCACCGACGACACCTGCGAGCTCGGCTTGAACACGCCGGTCCAAGAGGCGCTCGTGCCGATGTTCGACTGCCCGGCGCTCACCACCCCGGTGCGCCGGCTGGTGGCCACGGTGCGCGAGGCCTTCATGGAGCTCGACGAGCTCCCCTGGGATGAGGCGATGGCCCTGCGCGCCCGCGACGAGGGCGCCGAGATCGCCCCGGCGATCCGCACCGTGAGCGTCGCCTCGCCGGTCATCGGCCGCGGGTTCGTCGACGTGCGCTTGAGCGAGATCGCCGGCGAAGACGTGCTCGAGCGCGCCATCACCGAAGGTCCGGTGGCCGCGCTGGTCGCCCGCCTCGAAGAGATGCTGCCCGACGAGGTCGGCCTGGCCGTGTCGGTGGGCGAGCGCCGCGCGCACTTGAGCGGCCCCGAGCGCCTGCTGCTGCCCATCGCCGGGTTGAAGATCGAGGTCGGCTACGAAGACTGGTTCCCGGCGACGATCGCGCCGTCCGACGCCCTGTACGACGCGCTCTTGGAGCTTTTGGACCTGCGCGAAGACGACGCCTTTTTGGACGTCGGCACGGGCATCGGCACCATCGCCATTCTGGCCGCCAAGCGCGTCGAGCGCGTCGTCGGCGTCGACATCAACCGCAGCTCGGTGTCGACCGCCGAGCTCAACGCGGTCGCCAACGAGGCGACCAACGCCGAGTTCGTCGTCGGCGGTTGGGAGAACGCGCTGCGCAAGCTCACCCTCGACGGCCAAAGATTCACCGCCGCGAGCATCAACCCCATGCGCGAGCCCCTGGGCAAGCGCGCGCTCACCTACCTCAAGGCGCTGGGCGTGCGCCGGCTGGTCTACCTGGGCCCGTCGCCCGCCTCGGCCGCCAAAGACATCGGCGAGCTCCGCCAGATGGGCTGGAAGCTCGACCACCTGGCCGCCGCCAATATCCACCCGGCGACCTACCACACCATGTTGGTGGCGCGGTTGACGCTCGACTGA
- a CDS encoding NAD-dependent epimerase/dehydratase family protein, producing MQRALVIGATGFIGDHILRALVHKGVEAAAMRRWNSQASSLGGLGVESIVADLLDRETLVETLAGFNYVFVASAPDPSKDEWAYLRESVIGMRNLLAVARDADVERVIVTSCASTIAPPTRGRVSTAADVYLPGTAQSNVVEAQYAVEQECFRQAADGMDLLILNPGICIGDGAVLPSRKLLKKVSDDAPINVVDVDDVARAHVAASVRQSFGERFVLGGENTTVGELYARLEPAGPQAARLGRYEVRLSDDPAEIRHLPLFRQGVWLDNSRAEREFGFRPRSL from the coding sequence ATGCAACGCGCCCTGGTCATCGGAGCCACCGGCTTCATCGGCGATCACATCTTGCGGGCCCTTGTCCACAAGGGCGTCGAGGCGGCCGCCATGCGCCGCTGGAACAGCCAGGCGTCCTCGCTCGGGGGCCTGGGCGTCGAGTCGATCGTGGCCGATCTGCTCGACCGCGAGACCCTCGTCGAGACGCTGGCCGGCTTCAACTACGTCTTCGTGGCCTCGGCGCCCGACCCGTCCAAAGACGAGTGGGCGTACCTGCGCGAGAGCGTCATCGGCATGCGCAACCTGCTCGCGGTCGCCCGGGACGCCGACGTCGAGCGGGTGATCGTGACGAGCTGCGCCTCGACGATCGCCCCGCCCACCAGAGGGCGCGTCTCCACGGCCGCCGACGTCTACCTGCCGGGCACCGCGCAGTCGAACGTGGTCGAGGCGCAATACGCCGTCGAGCAGGAGTGCTTCCGCCAGGCGGCCGACGGCATGGATCTCTTGATCCTCAACCCCGGCATCTGCATCGGCGACGGGGCGGTGCTCCCGTCGAGAAAGCTCCTCAAGAAGGTCTCCGACGACGCGCCCATCAACGTCGTCGACGTCGACGACGTCGCCCGCGCCCACGTCGCCGCCAGCGTGCGCCAGTCGTTCGGCGAGCGCTTCGTGCTCGGCGGCGAGAACACGACCGTGGGCGAGCTGTACGCGCGCCTGGAGCCCGCCGGCCCGCAGGCCGCGCGTCTGGGGCGCTACGAGGTGCGCCTGAGCGACGACCCTGCCGAGATCCGCCACCTGCCTCTCTTTCGCCAGGGTGTCTGGCTCGACAACTCGCGCGCCGAGCGCGAGTTTGGTTTTCGGCCGCGCTCGCTGTGA
- a CDS encoding response regulator, translating to MKTILLIDSDQRRRELYARILSRRGHSVLHAQSAQSAREQVARRPVDLCVVDSELEDATGTGFLKASCGELGAAKVVFLSTFFQQDSRLYDQLTRELGVELVLHKPIAPLEFGVQIDNLLEAPDTETLTADSTVEREVGDMREAFIDELRAELEELSDQVRSARREPVSADQLSDARQVARRLQSVAGRHGYFDVGQSAGALEQALERVEEVCPEERTSAWSAVDTALRNARASSLHLESNRDNGAGDEPTNSAPPPTSTVLLVDDDQEFVDKAQSLGDQLLIHVCQATSSQEALHKLDECASGPEAIFINVDMGDDFDAFSLVRQIRARGEAKPTPLAFISEEGKLRDRVQAAHAGAVLFLDKPVDSTEFSQAVHQLVSLKRAAQPTVLVIDDDRDFVGQARRLFDAHDMVLAHLDDSTDVLQQLERTNPDAVVINATMSGVSGFDLCRMLRTIPRWQDLPIVFVSDKGGLDARVAAFRGGADDFLLKPVAAEELLARVEVRIERSRLMRQRADRDVLTGLLTRRAFLEAVAARISEVRRKGKPLAFCLLDLDHFKQINDTHGHIAGDRVLAGLGRLLQNRFRFEDLRGRWGGEEFAIAIVNEDAATAKKVLERIQKEFEAVEFEGADGQTFQVTFSAGIAQVPGDGQEADQLLKTADERLYAAKAAGRNQIFCDNSAASD from the coding sequence ATGAAGACAATTTTGCTCATCGACTCTGATCAGCGCCGCCGCGAACTGTACGCGCGCATTTTGTCGCGACGCGGCCACTCGGTATTACACGCCCAGAGCGCCCAGAGCGCCCGCGAGCAGGTCGCCCGTCGGCCCGTCGACCTATGCGTGGTCGACAGCGAGCTCGAGGACGCCACCGGCACAGGCTTTCTGAAGGCGAGCTGCGGCGAGCTGGGCGCGGCCAAGGTCGTCTTCTTGTCGACCTTCTTCCAGCAGGACTCGCGGCTGTACGACCAGCTGACCCGCGAGCTCGGCGTCGAGCTGGTCTTGCACAAGCCCATCGCCCCGCTCGAGTTCGGCGTGCAGATCGACAACCTGCTCGAGGCGCCCGACACCGAGACGCTGACCGCCGACTCGACCGTCGAGCGCGAGGTCGGCGACATGCGCGAGGCGTTCATCGACGAGCTTCGCGCCGAGCTCGAGGAGCTGTCCGATCAGGTGCGCAGCGCGCGCCGCGAGCCGGTGAGCGCCGACCAGTTGAGCGACGCCCGGCAGGTCGCCCGGCGCCTGCAGAGCGTGGCCGGCCGCCACGGCTACTTCGACGTGGGTCAGTCCGCCGGCGCCCTCGAGCAGGCGCTCGAACGCGTCGAAGAGGTCTGCCCCGAGGAGCGAACGAGCGCGTGGAGCGCGGTCGACACCGCGCTCAGAAACGCGCGCGCATCCTCGCTGCACCTGGAGAGCAACCGCGACAACGGCGCGGGCGACGAGCCCACCAACTCCGCCCCGCCGCCGACCTCGACGGTGCTCTTGGTCGACGACGACCAGGAATTCGTCGACAAAGCCCAATCCCTGGGTGACCAACTGCTCATCCATGTGTGTCAGGCGACCTCGAGCCAGGAGGCGCTGCACAAGCTCGACGAGTGTGCGAGCGGACCGGAGGCGATCTTCATCAACGTCGACATGGGCGACGACTTCGACGCCTTCTCGCTCGTGCGCCAGATCCGCGCCCGCGGCGAGGCCAAGCCCACCCCCCTGGCGTTTATCTCCGAGGAGGGAAAGCTGCGCGACCGCGTCCAAGCCGCCCACGCCGGTGCGGTGCTCTTCTTGGACAAGCCGGTCGACAGCACCGAGTTCAGCCAGGCCGTCCACCAGCTCGTCTCCCTCAAGCGCGCCGCCCAGCCCACCGTGCTGGTCATCGACGACGACCGCGACTTCGTGGGCCAAGCCCGCCGCCTCTTCGACGCCCACGACATGGTCCTGGCTCACCTCGACGACTCGACCGACGTCCTCCAACAACTCGAGCGCACCAACCCCGACGCGGTCGTCATCAACGCGACGATGAGCGGGGTGAGCGGGTTCGACCTGTGTCGGATGCTTCGCACAATCCCGCGCTGGCAAGATTTGCCCATCGTCTTCGTGAGCGACAAGGGCGGCCTCGACGCCCGGGTGGCCGCCTTCCGCGGCGGCGCCGACGACTTTTTGCTCAAACCGGTCGCCGCCGAGGAGCTGCTCGCCCGCGTCGAGGTGCGCATCGAGCGCAGCCGGCTGATGCGCCAGCGCGCCGACCGCGACGTGCTCACCGGCCTGCTGACGCGCCGCGCCTTTTTGGAAGCAGTCGCCGCGCGCATCTCGGAGGTGCGCCGCAAAGGCAAGCCCCTGGCCTTCTGCCTGCTCGACCTCGACCACTTCAAGCAGATCAACGACACCCACGGCCACATCGCCGGCGACCGCGTCCTCGCCGGGCTCGGCCGCCTGCTGCAGAACCGGTTTCGCTTCGAAGATTTGCGCGGCCGCTGGGGCGGCGAGGAGTTCGCCATCGCCATCGTCAACGAGGACGCCGCTACCGCCAAGAAGGTGCTCGAGCGCATCCAAAAGGAGTTCGAAGCCGTCGAATTCGAGGGCGCCGACGGCCAGACCTTCCAGGTCACCTTCAGCGCCGGCATCGCTCAGGTCCCCGGCGACGGCCAAGAGGCCGACCAACTGCTCAAGACCGCCGACGAGCGCCTCTACGCCGCCAAGGCGGCGGGGCGCAATCAGATCTTCTGCGACAACAGCGCTGCCTCCGATTGA
- a CDS encoding 4-hydroxyphenylpyruvate dioxygenase family protein, protein MADIKNLGILGYDGLRFVSLDLDRSREFYTDKLGFTQIAQSTPQWEEQTGDRAEVFHAGDVTIEVIESQRDDSFGAYHRQFHPAGIATVNFRVRDAQEAWDRLEERGATFIDEMEVDEVDGGRYRRFEIASPLGNATFGFVEKTEYTGYAPGFEDLDHDETNEFAIGAIDHLTSNMRTLKPYIDWYTDVLGMEKFWEIAFHTSDVNPDAGVGSGLKSIVTWDAESGTKFANNEPMRPFFNRSQIQKYLEDFGGPGVQHAAFEVEDIIETVRELRERGIDFLYTPSTYYETRPETLAEQGVDEIDEDWQVLEDLGILVDGSDDGYLLQIFMKEAALFYDEPEAGPFFIELIQRKGDKGFGGGNFRALFEAIERDQLGELAGTSE, encoded by the coding sequence ATGGCGGATATCAAGAATCTCGGCATCCTCGGCTACGACGGGCTGCGCTTCGTGTCGCTCGATCTCGACCGCAGCCGCGAGTTCTACACCGACAAGCTCGGGTTTACTCAGATCGCCCAGTCGACCCCGCAATGGGAAGAGCAGACCGGCGACCGCGCCGAGGTCTTCCACGCCGGCGACGTGACCATCGAGGTCATCGAGTCGCAGCGCGACGACTCCTTCGGCGCCTACCACCGCCAGTTTCACCCGGCAGGCATCGCCACGGTCAACTTCCGCGTGCGCGACGCCCAGGAAGCCTGGGACCGCCTCGAGGAGCGCGGCGCGACGTTCATCGACGAGATGGAGGTCGACGAGGTCGACGGCGGGCGCTACCGACGCTTCGAGATCGCCAGCCCCCTGGGCAACGCCACCTTCGGCTTCGTCGAAAAGACCGAGTACACCGGCTACGCCCCCGGCTTCGAGGACCTCGACCACGACGAGACCAACGAGTTTGCCATCGGCGCCATCGACCACCTGACCTCGAATATGCGGACGCTCAAGCCGTATATCGACTGGTATACCGACGTGCTCGGCATGGAGAAGTTCTGGGAGATCGCCTTCCACACCAGCGACGTCAACCCGGACGCCGGCGTCGGCTCGGGGCTCAAGTCGATCGTGACCTGGGATGCCGAGAGCGGCACCAAATTCGCCAACAACGAGCCGATGCGCCCCTTCTTCAACCGCTCCCAGATCCAGAAATACCTCGAGGACTTCGGCGGCCCGGGCGTCCAACACGCCGCCTTCGAGGTCGAGGACATCATCGAGACGGTGCGCGAGCTTCGCGAGCGCGGCATCGACTTTCTGTACACCCCGTCGACCTACTACGAGACCCGCCCCGAAACGCTCGCCGAGCAAGGCGTCGACGAGATCGACGAGGACTGGCAGGTGCTCGAGGACCTGGGCATCCTGGTCGACGGCTCCGACGACGGCTACCTGCTGCAGATCTTCATGAAGGAAGCCGCCCTCTTCTACGACGAGCCCGAGGCGGGCCCCTTCTTCATCGAGCTCATCCAGCGCAAGGGCGACAAGGGCTTTGGTGGCGGCAACTTCCGCGCGCTCTTCGAAGCCATCGAACGCGACCAGCTGGGCGAGCTGGCAGGGACGTCTGAATAG
- a CDS encoding HD domain-containing protein — protein sequence MNLQAHADDLLRLVARTERLESFPRSGWVVCGVQGPESVAAHVYETTLIAMWLADRVEENVDTERVLRIALLHDIGETLLTDLPWPVKKFIGKDAIADGEARAVDEVLADAPQGWREAVSAYEDADTLEARIVKAADRIQMLAKSLQYRAQGRGDVQRFWEGTRNFEDYGIPLVRAVLDRLREHWDNDDWYPADYD from the coding sequence ATGAACCTCCAAGCACACGCCGACGACTTACTGCGCCTGGTCGCGCGCACCGAACGCCTCGAGAGTTTTCCGCGCTCGGGCTGGGTTGTTTGCGGTGTGCAGGGCCCCGAGTCGGTGGCCGCCCACGTCTACGAGACTACGCTCATCGCCATGTGGCTGGCCGACCGAGTCGAAGAGAACGTCGACACCGAAAGGGTGTTGCGAATCGCCTTGTTGCACGACATCGGCGAGACGCTGCTGACGGATCTGCCGTGGCCGGTCAAGAAGTTCATCGGCAAAGATGCGATCGCCGACGGGGAGGCGCGCGCGGTCGACGAGGTGCTCGCCGACGCACCGCAGGGCTGGCGCGAGGCGGTGAGCGCCTACGAAGACGCCGACACCCTCGAAGCGCGCATCGTCAAGGCTGCCGATCGCATCCAGATGCTCGCCAAGAGCCTGCAGTACCGCGCCCAGGGGCGGGGCGACGTGCAGCGCTTTTGGGAGGGGACGCGAAATTTCGAGGACTACGGCATCCCGCTGGTACGCGCCGTGCTCGACCGGCTGCGCGAGCACTGGGACAATGACGACTGGTATCCCGCCGACTACGACTGA
- a CDS encoding NAD-dependent epimerase/dehydratase family protein — MADKPKILVLGATGFLGAHIARTLAERGYPVRATKRASSKTWHVADVDVEWVEADLDDPQSLDGALGGCLGVIHSAGFYPRDGLDVDAARRRGVDQLRNLLDACSRHRIPRIVYVSSPATLGVGEGPEAVLDEDDQYVPGTVANAYYESKWAMEAELYRYLRRGVPAVITIPGAVFGPGDIKPSTGEFLLAVARGKLPAVVGDVLNAVDVRDAADSIVNALERGRPGRRYILGGENLDVDRFVELVGELAGVDKPRFHLPATPVRHLARLTERLGRKVGVDVPPMVVGVELAAFSRKLCSDRARAELGHESRALRNTLADALAWFREHDYLVT; from the coding sequence ATGGCAGACAAGCCCAAAATACTGGTTCTCGGAGCGACCGGCTTTCTCGGGGCGCATATTGCCCGCACGCTGGCCGAGCGCGGCTATCCGGTGCGCGCCACCAAGCGTGCATCGAGCAAGACCTGGCACGTCGCCGACGTCGACGTGGAGTGGGTGGAGGCGGATCTCGACGACCCGCAGAGTCTCGACGGCGCCCTGGGCGGATGTCTGGGCGTGATTCACTCGGCCGGGTTCTACCCGCGCGACGGCCTCGATGTCGACGCGGCACGCCGCCGCGGCGTCGACCAGCTGCGAAACTTGCTCGACGCCTGCTCGCGCCACCGCATCCCGCGGATCGTGTACGTGTCGAGCCCGGCGACGCTCGGCGTGGGCGAGGGGCCCGAGGCGGTCCTCGACGAGGACGACCAGTACGTGCCTGGGACCGTGGCCAACGCCTATTACGAGTCGAAGTGGGCGATGGAGGCCGAGCTGTATCGCTACCTGCGCCGGGGCGTGCCGGCCGTGATCACTATTCCGGGGGCGGTCTTCGGGCCGGGTGACATCAAGCCGTCGACCGGTGAGTTTTTGTTGGCGGTCGCTCGGGGGAAGCTCCCGGCGGTGGTGGGCGATGTGCTCAACGCGGTCGACGTGCGCGACGCCGCCGACAGCATCGTCAACGCCCTGGAGCGGGGCCGGCCGGGGCGTCGCTATATTCTGGGCGGCGAAAACCTCGACGTCGATCGCTTCGTCGAACTCGTCGGGGAGCTGGCCGGCGTCGACAAGCCCCGATTCCACCTGCCCGCGACGCCGGTGCGCCATCTGGCGCGGCTGACCGAGCGGCTGGGACGCAAGGTCGGTGTCGATGTGCCCCCGATGGTCGTCGGCGTCGAGCTCGCGGCCTTTTCGCGCAAACTCTGCAGCGATCGCGCCCGCGCCGAGCTCGGCCACGAGTCCCGCGCGCTGCGAAACACCCTCGCCGACGCGCTGGCGTGGTTTCGCGAGCACGACTACCTGGTGACCTGA
- the cpaB gene encoding Flp pilus assembly protein CpaB: MAKKKLLIAAVIVGAFAALLVYLYHTQQEKKVKNLMKNQVEVIKAARDIPAGTPLTEDKVTSEKVPQRFLPPNPVLKEDFDIYAGQPVSSSIEEGAMILTSDFNVKEVSSNLSSKIPPGERAMSIPVDNISGVSGLLRPGDRVDVLGTFPVSSEDQVIREAGGGQSVGYVTMTLLQNVTLLAVGQEISGVAAGKQQGGGRARGGYSTVTASVTIDEAELLTIAQTRGELMLLLRHNEDVEIGGVKRKTLKQVLQDLEVLNRERKKRVKTRVRKKKDDTIKIYRGTDK, encoded by the coding sequence ATGGCGAAGAAGAAATTGCTCATCGCGGCGGTCATCGTCGGCGCGTTCGCCGCGCTGCTGGTGTACCTGTACCACACGCAGCAAGAGAAGAAGGTCAAAAACCTGATGAAGAATCAGGTCGAGGTCATCAAGGCTGCGCGTGACATCCCGGCGGGCACCCCGCTGACCGAAGACAAGGTGACCAGCGAGAAGGTCCCCCAGCGCTTCTTGCCGCCTAACCCGGTGCTCAAAGAAGACTTCGACATTTACGCCGGTCAGCCCGTCTCCTCTTCGATCGAAGAGGGCGCGATGATCTTGACCAGCGACTTCAACGTCAAAGAGGTCTCGAGCAACCTTTCGAGCAAGATCCCGCCCGGCGAGCGCGCCATGTCGATTCCGGTCGACAACATAAGCGGCGTGTCCGGATTGCTTCGCCCCGGTGATCGCGTCGACGTGCTCGGCACCTTCCCGGTCAGTAGCGAAGACCAGGTCATCCGCGAGGCCGGTGGCGGCCAGAGCGTCGGTTACGTGACGATGACGCTGCTGCAGAACGTCACCCTGCTGGCCGTCGGCCAGGAGATTTCGGGCGTCGCAGCCGGCAAGCAGCAAGGCGGCGGGCGTGCCCGCGGCGGCTACAGCACGGTCACCGCGTCGGTGACCATCGACGAGGCCGAGCTGTTGACCATCGCTCAGACCCGCGGCGAGCTGATGTTGCTGCTGCGTCACAACGAGGACGTCGAGATTGGCGGCGTCAAGCGCAAGACCCTCAAGCAGGTCCTTCAGGACCTCGAGGTGCTCAACCGCGAGCGCAAGAAGCGCGTGAAGACGCGCGTGCGCAAGAAGAAGGACGACACGATCAAGATTTATCGCGGCACGGATAAGTGA